One window from the genome of Salisaeta longa DSM 21114 encodes:
- a CDS encoding DoxX family protein — MTDVKRWASVDTAVLVLRIGIGISFVFVYGAAKIFGGPEQWAGLGQKMRVLGITVWPTVWGFLGAASEFVGGLLLMLGLFFRPALAFLCATMLVAAAGHISGAIDGGPWHATEMLTVFIALLLTGPGRYSLDHWWAARSRPTTAVNDP, encoded by the coding sequence ATGACAGACGTTAAGCGTTGGGCTTCGGTCGACACTGCCGTGCTGGTGCTGCGCATCGGCATTGGCATCTCGTTTGTGTTTGTGTACGGCGCGGCGAAGATTTTTGGCGGTCCGGAGCAGTGGGCCGGCCTCGGGCAGAAGATGCGCGTGCTGGGCATCACGGTTTGGCCCACGGTGTGGGGCTTTTTGGGCGCGGCATCGGAGTTTGTGGGCGGTCTGCTCCTTATGCTCGGCCTGTTTTTCCGCCCGGCGCTCGCGTTTTTGTGCGCCACCATGCTCGTGGCCGCGGCGGGGCACATCAGCGGCGCCATTGACGGCGGACCCTGGCACGCCACCGAGATGCTCACCGTGTTTATTGCGCTACTGCTTACGGGCCCCGGGCGCTACAGCCTCGACCACTGGTGGGCCGCGCGGTCGCGCCCAACGACCGCCGTCAACGACCCGTAA
- a CDS encoding DJ-1/PfpI family protein: MAKDILMIVGDFGEDYETMVPFQALQMVGHTVHAVCPEKRKGQTVKTAIHDFEGDQTYTEKPGHNFALNATFDDIDPANYDALCLPGGRAPEYLRLNDRVISIVQHFANENKPIAAVCHAAQLLAAADVLEGKRCSAYPACAPEVEAAGGTYVAPESGSVVDGNLVTAPDWSKHVPWLASFLEVLGTRIEDADPVTA, from the coding sequence ATGGCAAAAGACATCCTGATGATCGTCGGCGATTTCGGCGAAGACTACGAGACGATGGTGCCATTTCAGGCGCTGCAGATGGTGGGTCACACGGTCCACGCGGTGTGCCCCGAGAAGCGCAAGGGCCAAACGGTAAAAACGGCGATCCACGACTTTGAGGGCGACCAGACGTACACGGAGAAGCCGGGGCACAATTTTGCCCTCAACGCCACGTTTGATGACATCGATCCGGCCAACTACGACGCCCTCTGTTTGCCGGGCGGCCGTGCGCCGGAGTACCTGCGCCTCAACGACCGCGTGATTTCGATCGTGCAGCACTTTGCGAACGAGAACAAGCCCATCGCCGCCGTCTGCCACGCGGCCCAACTGCTTGCCGCGGCGGATGTGCTGGAGGGCAAGCGCTGCTCGGCCTACCCGGCGTGCGCGCCCGAGGTGGAGGCCGCCGGTGGCACGTACGTTGCGCCCGAGAGCGGCTCCGTGGTCGACGGCAACTTGGTAACGGCCCCCGATTGGTCGAAGCATGTGCCGTGGCTTGCGTCGTTCCTGGAGGTGCTGGGCACGCGCATCGAGGACGCGGATCCGGTCACTGCGTAG
- a CDS encoding DUF5683 domain-containing protein codes for MLRWLAYALIVGGLWGAAAAPVHAQPDSIRTEILRRKGFAPDHSPQGALWRALAVPSWGQYYNRQYYKMPFVYAGLGGLGYSIVRMNQQYVLYRHAHLYKIETERTPDAPNPYANFEDAYNKITADLGGQVSARVLRRQRDKYRRWRDLSVVGSVIFYGLTVLDAYVSAHLLTFDVGTVEARVLPTPHGAAATFSIRF; via the coding sequence ATGCTCCGCTGGCTTGCGTACGCGCTTATCGTTGGAGGGCTGTGGGGCGCCGCCGCGGCCCCCGTGCACGCGCAGCCCGACAGCATTCGGACGGAGATTTTGCGTCGCAAGGGCTTCGCGCCCGATCATTCGCCCCAAGGCGCCCTGTGGCGCGCACTGGCTGTGCCAAGCTGGGGGCAGTACTACAACCGGCAGTACTACAAAATGCCGTTTGTGTACGCCGGGCTGGGCGGGTTGGGCTACTCCATCGTGCGCATGAACCAGCAATACGTGCTGTATCGCCACGCGCACCTGTACAAGATTGAGACCGAGCGCACGCCCGACGCGCCCAATCCGTATGCCAACTTCGAGGACGCCTACAACAAAATCACCGCCGATTTGGGCGGGCAGGTGTCGGCCCGCGTGCTGCGTCGGCAGCGCGACAAGTACCGCCGGTGGCGCGATCTCTCGGTCGTGGGGTCGGTTATCTTTTATGGCCTCACCGTGCTCGATGCGTACGTAAGCGCGCACCTGCTCACGTTTGATGTGGGCACCGTGGAGGCGCGCGTGCTGCCCACCCCACACGGCGCAGCCGCCACGTTCTCCATCCGTTTCTGA
- the mazG gene encoding nucleoside triphosphate pyrophosphohydrolase produces the protein MPTDHYVYDPRFQTPDAQTEAFADFAAIVRQLRRDCPWDRAQTHTSVKELLVEECYEVVAAIEAEDDQALMEELGDIFLHVLFHSTIADERDCFTVLDVMRAEMDKLIRRHPHVFGDEAADDPAAVRASWEQIKQAERDAAADATPDADEGAASALDGVPARLPALLQAQRMQEKAAGVGFDFRTPEAAWEKVEEELREWKATQANDASPARQSEELGDVLFALVNYARLAGHSAESALRAANQKFARRFGYIEAQLARRGTPIAEASTDTTEALWNEAKAAES, from the coding sequence ATGCCCACCGATCATTACGTTTACGACCCTCGCTTTCAAACGCCCGACGCCCAAACCGAAGCCTTTGCCGACTTTGCGGCCATCGTGCGGCAGCTCCGCCGTGACTGCCCGTGGGACCGCGCCCAGACGCACACGTCCGTGAAGGAGTTGCTGGTGGAGGAATGCTACGAGGTGGTGGCCGCCATTGAGGCGGAAGACGACCAGGCCCTGATGGAGGAGCTGGGCGACATCTTTTTGCACGTGCTGTTTCATAGCACCATCGCCGACGAGCGCGACTGCTTTACGGTGCTGGATGTGATGCGCGCCGAGATGGACAAGCTGATTCGCCGCCACCCGCACGTGTTTGGCGACGAGGCGGCCGACGATCCCGCCGCGGTGCGCGCGTCGTGGGAGCAGATTAAGCAGGCCGAGCGCGATGCTGCGGCAGACGCCACACCGGATGCTGATGAGGGCGCAGCCTCGGCGCTCGATGGCGTGCCCGCTCGGTTGCCCGCGCTCCTACAAGCGCAGCGGATGCAAGAAAAAGCCGCCGGCGTAGGCTTCGACTTTCGCACTCCCGAGGCGGCCTGGGAGAAGGTGGAGGAGGAACTGCGCGAGTGGAAGGCGACGCAGGCCAACGACGCCTCGCCCGCCCGGCAATCCGAGGAGCTGGGCGACGTGCTGTTTGCGCTGGTGAACTACGCGCGCCTCGCGGGTCACTCCGCCGAGAGTGCCCTGCGGGCTGCCAACCAGAAGTTTGCGCGGCGCTTTGGCTACATCGAAGCGCAACTGGCGCGCCGCGGCACGCCCATCGCCGAAGCAAGCACGGATACCACCGAGGCCCTTTGGAACGAAGCAAAAGCGGCCGAATCGTGA
- a CDS encoding ParA family protein, translating to MGKVIAIANQKGGVGKTTTAINLAASLAASEYSTLLIDIDPQANCSSGIGVDPQDVDASVYEVLIGDVSIDEAARSTELPFLDLVPSHINLVGAEIEMIDVMEREQILKRALKRARRKYDVIIIDCPPSLGLLTLNALTAADGVLVPVQAEYFALEGLGQLLNTIKIVRQHLNPELALEGVLLTMFDSRLRLSNQVADEVRRYFGDKVFQTIVQRNVRLSEAPSFGKPVILHDASSKGARNYMALAREILDNNPDIAGAAAGDTTDDAPPLPDASDATPANGFSFSE from the coding sequence ATGGGCAAAGTCATTGCCATTGCAAACCAGAAGGGCGGCGTGGGCAAAACCACGACGGCCATCAACCTGGCGGCTTCGCTGGCCGCTAGCGAGTACTCAACCCTGCTCATCGACATCGACCCGCAGGCCAACTGCTCCTCGGGCATTGGCGTTGACCCGCAAGACGTTGACGCCTCGGTGTACGAGGTGCTGATTGGCGACGTGAGCATCGACGAGGCGGCGCGCTCTACCGAACTTCCGTTTTTAGACCTCGTGCCCAGCCACATCAACCTGGTGGGCGCCGAGATTGAGATGATTGACGTGATGGAGCGCGAGCAGATCTTGAAGCGCGCCCTGAAGCGCGCCCGCCGCAAGTACGACGTCATCATCATCGACTGCCCGCCCTCGCTGGGGCTGCTCACGTTGAACGCCCTCACGGCGGCCGACGGCGTGCTGGTGCCCGTGCAGGCCGAATATTTTGCGCTGGAAGGCCTGGGGCAGCTGCTGAACACCATCAAGATTGTGCGGCAGCACCTGAACCCGGAGCTGGCGCTGGAGGGCGTGTTGCTGACCATGTTCGACTCGCGCCTGCGCCTTTCGAACCAAGTGGCCGACGAGGTGCGCCGCTACTTTGGCGACAAGGTATTCCAGACGATTGTGCAGCGGAACGTGCGCCTCTCGGAAGCGCCCAGCTTTGGCAAACCGGTCATTTTGCACGATGCAAGCAGCAAGGGCGCCCGCAACTACATGGCCCTGGCCCGCGAGATTCTGGACAACAACCCGGACATCGCGGGCGCCGCGGCTGGCGATACGACCGACGATGCGCCACCCCTGCCTGATGCCTCCGATGCAACACCCGCCAACGGCTTCTCGTTTTCGGAGTGA
- a CDS encoding 2-oxoacid:acceptor oxidoreductase subunit alpha, with translation MSAPDTAAPTSIPEATVLFAGDSGDGMQLTGSQFTLASAYAHNDLATLPDYPAEIRAPAGTTYGVSGFQLHFGAVDIHTPGDKVDLLIAMNAAALKVHKHRVRTGGTIAVNTDAFADRDLDLADLDSNPLTDGSLADYEVIEIPLTTLTRDALADTSLSKKQVDRSKNMFALGLALWMYSRPVAPAEDWIRQKFADQPAIRDANLHVLRKGTHYGETIEAIGHRYTVDAAAMKPGTYRAIRGAQALALGLVAAGDQSGLDVFYGSYPITPASDILHEISKHKNFGVITFQAEDEIAAVGSAVGASFSGNLGVCATSGPGVALKTETIGLAVMTELPLVVINMQRGGPSTGLPTKPEQGDLLQALYGRNGEAPLPVIAPTSPGDCFYAAYEAARIATKYMTPVMLLADGYLGNGSEAWRIPSIDDLPPFDVRFETGPTDRTMHKDDDGNDQFLPYVRHEDTLARVWARPGTPKLEHRIGGLEKEARTGNVSYDAENHQRMVETRAAKVERVAQDYPPTAVHGATEGELLVLGWGSTKGAIEEAVERVNESGRRVGRVQLRHVFPLPRDLEEILDRFETILVPELNNGQLIRLLRDTYLRDFQPLNKIQGRPFRAEEIVAAIENHLG, from the coding sequence ATGAGCGCACCCGACACCGCCGCCCCCACATCCATTCCCGAAGCTACGGTCCTCTTTGCGGGCGACTCGGGCGACGGGATGCAACTGACCGGCTCGCAGTTTACGCTGGCCTCGGCCTATGCCCACAACGACCTCGCCACGCTCCCGGATTACCCCGCGGAGATTCGCGCGCCGGCGGGCACTACTTATGGCGTGAGCGGCTTCCAGCTTCACTTTGGGGCCGTCGACATTCACACGCCGGGCGACAAGGTAGACCTCCTCATTGCCATGAACGCGGCGGCGCTCAAGGTGCACAAGCATCGCGTGCGCACCGGCGGCACCATCGCCGTAAACACCGATGCGTTTGCCGACCGCGACCTTGACCTGGCCGACCTCGACAGCAATCCGCTGACGGACGGCTCACTGGCCGACTACGAGGTGATCGAGATCCCGCTGACGACGCTCACGCGCGACGCGCTGGCCGACACCTCGCTGTCGAAGAAGCAGGTGGACCGCTCCAAGAATATGTTTGCGCTGGGGCTCGCCCTGTGGATGTACTCGCGGCCCGTGGCGCCCGCCGAGGACTGGATCCGCCAGAAGTTTGCCGACCAACCGGCGATCCGCGACGCCAACCTGCACGTGCTACGCAAGGGCACGCACTACGGCGAGACGATTGAGGCCATCGGGCATCGCTACACCGTCGATGCGGCGGCCATGAAGCCGGGCACCTACCGGGCCATCCGCGGCGCGCAGGCGCTGGCGCTGGGTCTTGTGGCGGCGGGCGACCAAAGCGGCTTGGATGTGTTCTACGGCTCGTATCCCATCACGCCGGCCTCCGACATCCTCCACGAAATTAGCAAGCACAAAAACTTTGGCGTCATCACCTTCCAGGCCGAGGACGAGATTGCGGCGGTGGGCTCGGCCGTGGGGGCCAGCTTTAGTGGGAACTTGGGCGTGTGCGCCACGAGCGGTCCGGGCGTTGCGCTCAAAACCGAGACGATTGGGTTGGCCGTGATGACCGAGCTGCCGCTTGTGGTGATTAACATGCAGCGCGGCGGGCCCTCCACCGGATTGCCCACCAAGCCGGAGCAGGGCGACCTGTTGCAGGCCCTGTACGGCCGGAACGGCGAGGCGCCGCTGCCGGTGATCGCGCCCACCTCGCCGGGCGACTGCTTCTATGCGGCGTACGAGGCCGCGCGCATCGCCACGAAGTACATGACGCCGGTGATGCTGCTGGCCGACGGGTACCTCGGCAACGGCTCGGAGGCGTGGCGCATCCCGTCGATTGACGACCTGCCGCCGTTCGATGTGCGCTTCGAGACCGGTCCTACAGACCGCACGATGCACAAGGACGACGACGGCAACGACCAGTTTCTGCCGTATGTGCGCCACGAGGACACCCTGGCCCGCGTGTGGGCCCGGCCCGGCACGCCCAAGCTGGAGCATCGCATTGGCGGGCTGGAGAAGGAAGCACGCACCGGCAACGTGTCGTACGATGCGGAAAATCATCAGCGGATGGTGGAGACGCGGGCCGCGAAAGTTGAGCGAGTGGCACAGGATTACCCGCCCACGGCGGTGCACGGCGCCACCGAAGGCGAGCTCCTGGTGCTGGGCTGGGGCTCCACCAAGGGTGCCATCGAAGAGGCCGTGGAACGCGTGAATGAGAGCGGGCGCCGCGTGGGCCGCGTGCAACTGCGGCATGTCTTCCCGCTGCCGCGCGACCTGGAGGAGATCCTGGATCGGTTCGAGACCATTCTCGTGCCCGAGCTGAACAACGGGCAGCTCATCCGCCTGCTGCGCGACACCTACCTCCGCGACTTTCAGCCGCTCAACAAAATTCAGGGCCGCCCTTTCCGGGCGGAGGAAATTGTGGCGGCCATCGAGAACCACCTTGGCTAA
- a CDS encoding FtsX-like permease family protein has translation MTLLQRASFRYLTRHPWLMGLSVLGVALGVAVVVSIDLANTSASRAFRLSAQTVTGKATHQVVGAANDLSGDVYRRLTVQLGLRKAAPVVEGYGALAPSGRTMQVLGVDPFSEAPFRPYVATGAQGIDVGTFITRPTALMAQSTAQALGVQAGDTLRLAVEGVSHRLVVGALLRPKSERTRSAIRNLLVVDISTAQDLFDMPGQLSRIDLIVPKGADGRPTLAAIRSALPPGAQLRPTGTRTSTIAQMTRAFELNLTALSLLALVVGAFLIYNTMTFSVVQRRGLIGRLRALGVTRRQVFGLILGEAALLGLAGTALGLLGGIVLALGLVQLITQTINDLYFVVTVRELSVAPWTLLKGAALGMGTTLAAALPPAREATRATVSTVLQRSAQETSIRMLAPRLAGAGAVVALGATALLLWPTRSIWMGYAGLLGVLAAAALVIPLVVWGLARGVRPLMGRLAGVLGRMAARGVATTLSRTAVAIAALTIAVASTVGVGVMIQSFRGTVVSWLRQALQADVYVQPPSLVFRRSNATLQHDTVHRLKTTAGVASSHTVRRVTVRTRDGQAELVAVAPGPQIEDIYRLKAGDASAIWPAFQGGSFVLASEPYAYKHRVAVGDTVRLQTDRGWRALPVRGIYYDYGSDVGTLLMSRSTYTGLYDDRGISGLALYAADGQSVDALIQRMRARLAGSTQDVIIQSNKTLREASLKIFDRTFTITAVLRLLAVIVAFIGVLTALMALQLERQRELAVLRATGMTPPQVGGYVTLQTGLMGLMAGLLALPLGYLLAYVLVHVINKRSFGWTLQVTVSGEVLLQAVALALVAALLAGAYPAYRMMQVRPATALRED, from the coding sequence ATGACTCTCCTGCAGCGCGCCAGTTTTCGGTACCTCACGCGGCATCCGTGGCTCATGGGCCTTTCGGTGCTGGGCGTCGCCCTGGGCGTGGCCGTCGTCGTATCAATCGATCTGGCCAACACCAGCGCCAGCCGCGCCTTTCGCCTGTCGGCCCAAACCGTGACCGGCAAGGCCACCCATCAGGTGGTGGGCGCCGCGAACGACCTCTCCGGCGATGTTTACCGCCGCCTCACGGTGCAGCTGGGCCTCAGGAAGGCCGCGCCCGTGGTGGAAGGCTATGGAGCGCTCGCGCCCTCCGGCCGTACGATGCAGGTGCTAGGTGTCGATCCGTTCTCCGAGGCACCCTTCCGGCCGTACGTCGCCACCGGCGCGCAGGGCATCGACGTGGGCACGTTCATCACGCGGCCCACGGCGCTCATGGCCCAATCCACCGCGCAGGCCCTGGGCGTGCAGGCGGGCGACACGCTGCGTCTGGCCGTAGAAGGCGTGTCGCACCGGCTCGTGGTGGGCGCGCTGCTACGGCCCAAGAGCGAACGCACGCGCAGCGCCATCCGCAACCTGCTGGTGGTGGACATCTCGACGGCGCAGGACCTCTTTGACATGCCCGGGCAACTGTCGCGCATCGACCTCATCGTTCCCAAAGGGGCGGACGGGCGGCCGACGCTCGCGGCGATCCGATCCGCGTTGCCGCCGGGTGCGCAGCTACGGCCTACGGGCACGCGCACCTCGACCATCGCGCAAATGACCCGCGCCTTTGAGCTGAACCTTACGGCGCTCAGCCTGCTCGCGCTGGTGGTGGGCGCGTTTCTCATCTACAACACGATGACGTTTTCGGTGGTGCAGCGGCGTGGCCTCATCGGGCGGCTGCGGGCGCTGGGCGTCACGCGGCGGCAAGTCTTTGGCCTGATTCTGGGCGAGGCGGCGCTGCTGGGCCTTGCGGGCACCGCCCTGGGATTGCTGGGCGGCATCGTCCTGGCGCTGGGGCTCGTGCAGCTCATCACCCAAACCATCAACGACCTCTACTTTGTGGTGACGGTGCGCGAGCTCTCGGTGGCACCGTGGACGCTCCTGAAGGGCGCGGCCCTGGGGATGGGCACCACGTTGGCGGCGGCCCTCCCGCCGGCCCGCGAGGCCACGCGCGCAACGGTGAGCACGGTGCTGCAGCGCTCGGCGCAGGAGACCTCAATCCGGATGCTGGCGCCGCGCCTGGCGGGGGCGGGGGCGGTGGTGGCGCTTGGGGCAACGGCGCTGCTGCTGTGGCCTACGCGCAGCATCTGGATGGGCTACGCCGGGCTGCTGGGCGTGCTGGCCGCGGCGGCGCTCGTCATTCCGCTGGTGGTGTGGGGCCTGGCGCGCGGCGTGCGTCCGCTCATGGGGCGCCTTGCCGGCGTGCTGGGCCGCATGGCGGCGCGTGGGGTGGCCACTACGCTGAGCCGCACGGCCGTGGCCATCGCGGCGCTCACCATCGCGGTGGCATCCACGGTGGGCGTGGGCGTCATGATTCAGAGCTTCCGCGGCACGGTGGTGTCGTGGCTGAGGCAGGCCCTGCAGGCCGACGTGTACGTGCAGCCGCCCAGCCTCGTCTTCCGGCGCTCGAATGCCACCCTGCAGCACGACACGGTGCACCGCCTCAAGACCACCGCGGGCGTCGCGTCGAGCCACACGGTGCGCCGCGTCACGGTGCGTACCCGCGACGGACAGGCCGAGCTGGTGGCCGTGGCCCCCGGCCCGCAGATCGAGGACATCTACCGGCTGAAAGCGGGCGACGCCTCCGCGATCTGGCCGGCGTTTCAGGGCGGGTCGTTTGTGCTGGCCTCCGAACCGTACGCCTACAAGCACCGCGTGGCGGTGGGCGACACCGTGCGCCTGCAAACCGACCGCGGCTGGCGGGCGCTGCCGGTGCGCGGCATCTACTACGATTACGGCTCGGATGTGGGTACGCTGCTCATGAGCCGCTCCACCTACACCGGGCTCTACGACGACCGCGGCATCTCGGGGCTCGCGCTCTACGCGGCGGACGGCCAATCCGTAGACGCGCTCATTCAGCGGATGCGGGCGCGGCTGGCCGGCAGCACGCAGGACGTCATCATCCAGTCCAACAAGACCCTGCGCGAGGCGTCCCTCAAAATCTTCGATCGCACGTTCACCATTACGGCCGTGCTGCGCCTTCTGGCCGTTATCGTGGCGTTCATTGGCGTGCTCACCGCGCTGATGGCGCTGCAACTGGAGCGGCAGCGCGAGCTGGCGGTGCTGCGCGCAACGGGCATGACGCCGCCGCAGGTGGGCGGCTACGTGACGCTGCAGACGGGGCTTATGGGTCTTATGGCGGGGCTGCTTGCGCTCCCGCTGGGCTACCTGCTGGCGTACGTGCTGGTGCACGTCATCAACAAGCGCTCGTTTGGGTGGACGCTGCAGGTGACGGTCTCGGGCGAGGTGCTACTGCAGGCGGTGGCACTGGCGCTGGTGGCGGCGCTGCTGGCCGGGGCCTATCCGGCCTACCGGATGATGCAGGTGCGCCCGGCCACGGCACTCCGTGAGGACTAG
- a CDS encoding DoxX family protein: MIGSNWSGDKDLGLLVLRVGAGLYLALGHGLGKITGGTEAWAQVGGATALIGLDFAPAFWGFLAAIAEFAGSLLVVIGLAARPASLLVVLTMGMAMLMHLMTGNGSPEMAVLYLLAFAVVLIAGPGKYSVDAKL, encoded by the coding sequence ATGATTGGATCGAACTGGAGCGGAGACAAAGACTTAGGACTTCTCGTGCTGCGCGTGGGCGCGGGCCTCTACCTGGCGCTGGGGCACGGCCTGGGGAAAATCACCGGCGGCACGGAAGCATGGGCGCAGGTGGGCGGCGCCACCGCGCTGATTGGGCTCGACTTTGCCCCCGCCTTTTGGGGCTTTCTGGCAGCCATTGCTGAGTTTGCAGGGTCGCTCTTGGTGGTGATTGGCCTCGCGGCTCGTCCGGCGTCCCTCCTGGTCGTTCTCACGATGGGCATGGCCATGCTCATGCACCTGATGACCGGCAACGGGAGTCCCGAGATGGCCGTCTTGTACCTCTTGGCTTTCGCCGTGGTGCTTATCGCGGGCCCCGGGAAGTACAGCGTAGACGCCAAGCTGTAA
- a CDS encoding ParB/RepB/Spo0J family partition protein: protein MANKRALGKGLSALLPSDEQDDGSSGADAPARAEGSRLLGRVAEVAVEAIRPNPYQPRQSFSDEALGELAASIEQLGIIQPITVRALGGGQFEIISGERRWRAARRAGLEHVPAFVRKADSEQMLEMALVENVQREELNPIEVAMGYQRLIDECSLTQEEVSEKVGKSRSTVANFLRLLKLPPRIQAALRDGDIAQGHARALIAIDDTEVQLTFLQRTIAEEWSVRTVEREVRAWHEAQSADASDDDDDDAPPAPDPAPSRNDLQLEDLRSKLRSRFSTQVRIQHKSNDEGRIELAYYSQEDLERLMELLLDA, encoded by the coding sequence ATGGCTAACAAACGTGCATTAGGCAAAGGCCTCAGCGCCCTGCTTCCGTCCGACGAACAGGACGACGGGTCCTCTGGGGCCGACGCGCCGGCGCGCGCTGAGGGCAGCCGGCTGCTTGGGCGCGTGGCCGAAGTGGCCGTCGAGGCGATACGGCCCAACCCGTACCAGCCGCGGCAGTCGTTTAGCGACGAAGCCCTGGGCGAGCTGGCCGCCTCCATCGAGCAGCTGGGCATCATCCAGCCCATCACCGTGCGGGCGCTAGGCGGCGGGCAGTTTGAAATCATATCGGGCGAGCGCCGCTGGCGGGCCGCGCGCCGGGCGGGGCTGGAGCATGTGCCTGCCTTTGTGCGCAAGGCCGACTCCGAGCAGATGCTGGAGATGGCCCTTGTGGAAAACGTCCAGCGCGAGGAGCTCAACCCCATCGAGGTGGCCATGGGCTACCAGCGCCTCATCGACGAATGCAGCCTCACCCAGGAGGAGGTGTCCGAAAAGGTGGGCAAGAGCCGCTCGACGGTGGCCAACTTCCTGCGCCTCCTGAAGCTGCCGCCCCGCATTCAGGCGGCGCTGCGAGACGGCGACATCGCCCAAGGCCATGCCCGCGCGCTCATCGCCATCGACGACACCGAGGTACAGCTTACGTTTTTGCAGCGCACCATCGCCGAGGAGTGGTCGGTACGCACCGTAGAGCGCGAGGTGCGCGCGTGGCACGAGGCGCAATCTGCCGACGCCAGTGACGACGATGATGATGACGCGCCGCCCGCGCCCGATCCGGCCCCGTCGCGCAACGACCTGCAGCTCGAAGACCTGCGCAGCAAGCTCCGCTCCCGCTTCAGCACACAGGTGCGCATCCAGCACAAATCCAACGACGAAGGGCGCATCGAGCTCGCCTACTACTCGCAGGAAGACCTGGAGCGCCTGATGGAATTGCTGCTTGATGCGTAA
- a CDS encoding 2-oxoacid:ferredoxin oxidoreductase subunit beta codes for MPPGFSGDGGGNGLSRKDFQSDQDVRWCPGCGDYAILSTVQRVLPELGVDKENVVFISGIGCSGRFPYYMDTYGMHSIHGRAPAFATGLKVSNPALDVWIVTGDGDALSIGGNHLIHALRRNIDTQILLFNNKIYGLTKGQYSPTSELGKVTKSTPYGSVDAPFNPVAVALGADASFVGRTMDRDPKHMKALMKAAHAHAGASFLEIYQNCNIFNDGAFFEFTERDTKSERALFVEDGQPLTYANGTKGLRLDGLSLEAIDLESDRWSVSDCLVYDTSDRQMAHLLGRIFWEDDLPRPFGVLYQEARPTYGDLVHQQLEAVTEKKGAGTLHDLLHSGDTWTID; via the coding sequence ATGCCGCCCGGGTTTAGCGGCGACGGCGGCGGCAACGGCCTCTCCCGCAAAGACTTTCAGTCGGATCAAGACGTGCGGTGGTGCCCGGGGTGCGGCGACTATGCCATCCTCTCAACGGTGCAGCGCGTGCTGCCCGAGCTGGGCGTCGACAAGGAGAACGTCGTGTTCATCAGCGGCATCGGCTGCTCGGGGCGCTTCCCGTACTACATGGACACGTACGGCATGCACTCCATTCACGGGCGCGCGCCGGCGTTTGCCACCGGCCTGAAGGTGAGCAACCCGGCGCTCGACGTGTGGATTGTGACGGGCGACGGCGATGCGCTCTCCATTGGCGGCAACCACCTGATTCACGCCCTGCGCCGCAACATCGACACGCAAATCCTGCTGTTCAACAACAAGATTTACGGCCTTACCAAAGGGCAGTACAGCCCGACCTCGGAGCTCGGCAAGGTGACCAAGAGCACGCCGTACGGCTCGGTGGATGCGCCCTTTAACCCGGTGGCGGTGGCGCTGGGGGCCGATGCGTCGTTCGTGGGGCGCACCATGGACCGCGACCCGAAGCACATGAAGGCCCTGATGAAAGCGGCCCACGCGCATGCCGGGGCGTCTTTTCTGGAGATCTACCAGAACTGCAACATCTTCAACGACGGCGCCTTCTTCGAATTCACCGAGCGCGACACGAAGTCCGAGCGCGCGCTGTTTGTGGAGGACGGACAGCCGCTGACGTATGCCAACGGCACGAAGGGGCTGCGCCTGGACGGCCTTTCGCTGGAGGCCATCGACCTGGAGAGCGATCGCTGGTCGGTGAGCGACTGCCTCGTCTACGACACGTCCGACCGGCAGATGGCCCACCTGCTGGGGCGCATCTTTTGGGAGGACGACCTGCCGCGGCCCTTTGGCGTGCTCTATCAAGAAGCGCGGCCCACGTACGGCGATCTCGTGCATCAGCAGCTGGAAGCCGTTACCGAAAAGAAAGGCGCGGGCACCCTGCACGACCTGCTGCACAGCGGCGATACCTGGACGATCGACTAG